The following coding sequences are from one Streptomyces sp. NBC_01232 window:
- a CDS encoding GNAT family N-acetyltransferase, whose product MLQDLEEVQVRPGTEADLAPLTDLYNHYVRETAVTFDTAVFTPEQRRPWLHSHPEDGPHRLLVAWTGDRMAGYATSSAFRPKPAYATSVEASVYLAPHAVGRGIGTLLYEALFAALAEEPVRRVFAGIALPNEASVRLHERFGFRRIGEFTEAGWKFDRYWDVRWYEKRLDHHPSGTCSSL is encoded by the coding sequence ATGCTGCAAGATCTCGAAGAGGTGCAGGTCAGGCCCGGAACGGAGGCCGATCTGGCACCCCTCACGGACCTCTACAACCACTACGTCCGTGAGACCGCCGTCACGTTCGACACGGCCGTCTTCACTCCGGAACAGCGTCGCCCTTGGCTGCACTCCCACCCTGAAGACGGGCCCCACCGGCTTCTGGTTGCTTGGACAGGCGATCGAATGGCCGGATACGCCACGAGTAGCGCATTCCGCCCCAAACCGGCCTACGCCACCTCGGTGGAGGCGAGCGTCTACCTCGCCCCGCACGCGGTCGGCCGGGGCATCGGCACCCTCCTCTACGAGGCGCTCTTCGCGGCCCTGGCCGAGGAGCCCGTGCGCCGCGTGTTCGCCGGGATCGCCCTGCCGAACGAGGCCTCGGTGCGCCTGCACGAGCGCTTCGGCTTCCGCCGGATCGGAGAGTTCACGGAGGCGGGCTGGAAGTTCGACCGGTACTGGGACGTCCGCTGGTACGAGAAGCGGCTGGACCACCACCCGTCCGGGACGTGTTCATCGCTCTGA
- a CDS encoding dioxygenase family protein has translation MTRIPALYLSHGAPPLADDPIWPGELAAWSADLPRPRAILMVSAHWEEAPLALGATERVPLVYDFWGFPEHYYGVRYDAPGAPDLAASVRKLLRAPGIPVQDVPDRGLDHGAYVPLVEMYPEADIPVLQISLPTLDPARLMDIGRKLAPLRDEGVLIVGSGFFTHNLAALRHTGPGGPGWSAEFDAWGREALAASDVDALLDFEHKSPAGRLAHPRTEHFAPLFVTLGAAESDLASARTPVDGFWMGLSKRSLQFG, from the coding sequence GTGACCCGCATACCGGCCCTGTACCTGAGCCACGGCGCACCACCGCTGGCCGACGACCCGATCTGGCCCGGCGAGCTCGCCGCCTGGTCCGCGGACCTGCCCCGCCCCCGGGCGATCCTGATGGTCTCCGCCCACTGGGAGGAGGCCCCGCTCGCCCTCGGCGCCACGGAGCGCGTCCCGCTCGTGTACGACTTCTGGGGCTTCCCCGAGCACTACTACGGGGTCCGCTACGACGCCCCCGGCGCCCCGGACCTGGCCGCCTCGGTCCGCAAGCTGCTGCGGGCCCCGGGCATCCCCGTGCAGGACGTCCCGGACCGCGGCCTGGACCACGGGGCGTACGTCCCCCTGGTGGAGATGTACCCGGAGGCCGACATCCCGGTCCTCCAGATCTCCCTGCCCACCCTGGACCCGGCCCGGCTGATGGACATCGGCCGCAAGCTGGCCCCGCTGCGGGACGAGGGCGTACTGATCGTCGGCAGCGGCTTCTTCACGCACAACCTGGCGGCGCTGCGCCACACGGGCCCGGGTGGCCCGGGCTGGTCGGCGGAGTTCGACGCGTGGGGCCGTGAGGCCCTGGCCGCGTCCGACGTGGACGCCCTGCTGGACTTCGAGCACAAGTCCCCGGCGGGCCGCCTGGCCCACCCCCGCACGGAACACTTCGCCCCGCTGTTCGTCACCCTCGGCGCGGCCGAATCCGACCTGGCCTCGGCCCGCACCCCGGTGGACGGCTTCTGGATGGGCCTCTCGAAGCGCTCCCTCCAGTTCGGCTAG
- a CDS encoding MFS transporter, with protein sequence MPKTAASLAPAADPSRWKALVFIALAQLMVVLDATIVNIALPSAQTDLGISDGNRQWVITAYALAFGGLLLFGGRIADKWGRKNAFVVGLIGFALASALGGAANGEAMMLGARALQGAFGALLAPAALSLLAVMFTDAKERAKAFGIYGAIAGGGGAVGLILGGFLTEYLNWRWTFFVNIPFAIVAAVGAWMVIREHAGSRNRAPLDIPGVILSTTGLVALVYGFTRAESAGWSDALTVTMFVASALLLASFVLVESRVKSPLLPLRVLLERNRGGVYLSLGLAVISMFGLFLFLTYYLQIVKGFSPVKTGFAFLPMIAGMITGSTQIGARLMTRVPPRLLMGPGFLVAALGMLLLTQLEVGSSYPALILPAQLLLGLGMGTAFMPAMSLATHGVNPADAGVASAMVNTSQQVGGAIGTALLNTIAASATTAYLTDHAVEAAAGGPAGQLIQAQAMVEGYASAIWWAVGILVASSAIALALINTGRPGAGGPVASGSVEDAGLKVPVIAH encoded by the coding sequence ATGCCAAAAACAGCCGCGAGCCTCGCGCCGGCTGCCGACCCCAGCCGCTGGAAGGCACTCGTCTTCATAGCCCTGGCCCAGCTGATGGTCGTCCTCGACGCGACCATCGTGAACATCGCCCTCCCCTCCGCCCAGACCGATCTCGGCATCTCGGACGGAAACCGCCAGTGGGTCATCACCGCGTACGCGCTGGCCTTCGGCGGACTGCTCCTCTTCGGCGGCCGCATCGCCGACAAGTGGGGCCGTAAGAACGCCTTCGTCGTCGGCCTCATCGGCTTCGCCCTGGCCTCCGCGCTCGGCGGTGCCGCGAACGGCGAGGCCATGATGCTCGGCGCCCGCGCCCTCCAGGGTGCGTTCGGCGCACTGCTCGCCCCGGCGGCCCTGTCGCTGCTCGCGGTCATGTTCACCGACGCCAAGGAGCGCGCCAAGGCCTTCGGCATCTACGGCGCGATCGCGGGCGGCGGCGGCGCCGTCGGCCTGATCCTCGGCGGGTTCCTGACCGAGTACCTCAACTGGCGCTGGACCTTCTTCGTCAACATCCCCTTCGCGATCGTCGCGGCCGTGGGCGCCTGGATGGTCATCCGCGAGCACGCCGGGTCCCGCAACCGCGCGCCGCTCGACATCCCGGGCGTGATCCTGTCCACCACCGGTCTCGTCGCCCTCGTGTACGGCTTCACCCGCGCCGAGTCGGCCGGCTGGTCGGACGCCCTGACGGTCACCATGTTCGTCGCCTCGGCGCTGCTGCTGGCCTCCTTCGTCCTCGTCGAGTCCCGGGTGAAGTCCCCGCTGCTGCCGCTGCGCGTCCTGCTGGAGCGCAACCGCGGCGGTGTCTACCTCTCGCTCGGCCTCGCCGTCATCTCGATGTTCGGCCTGTTCCTCTTCCTCACCTACTACCTGCAGATCGTGAAGGGCTTCTCGCCCGTCAAGACCGGCTTCGCCTTCCTGCCGATGATCGCGGGCATGATCACGGGCTCCACCCAGATCGGCGCCCGTCTGATGACCCGGGTTCCGCCGCGCCTGCTCATGGGTCCGGGCTTCCTGGTCGCCGCCCTCGGCATGCTGCTGCTGACCCAGCTGGAGGTCGGGTCCTCTTACCCGGCGCTGATCCTGCCGGCGCAGCTGCTGCTCGGCCTCGGCATGGGCACGGCGTTCATGCCGGCGATGTCCCTGGCCACGCACGGGGTGAACCCGGCCGACGCCGGTGTCGCCTCCGCCATGGTCAACACCTCGCAGCAGGTCGGCGGCGCCATCGGCACCGCGCTGCTGAACACCATCGCCGCCTCGGCGACCACCGCCTACCTGACCGACCACGCGGTCGAGGCCGCGGCGGGCGGCCCGGCCGGGCAGCTGATCCAGGCGCAGGCCATGGTCGAGGGCTACGCCTCCGCCATCTGGTGGGCGGTCGGCATCCTGGTCGCCAGCTCGGCCATCGCCCTGGCGCTGATCAACACCGGCCGTCCGGGTGCGGGCGGCCCGGTGGCCTCCGGCTCCGTCGAGGACGCCGGGCTGAAGGTTCCGGTGATCGCCCACTGA
- a CDS encoding TetR/AcrR family transcriptional regulator, translating to MKRPTSTATAARPAVEPDADPARARAQAQPQVQAQPQVQAQPRVQAPARAPVQASPAPTQARLPAADVPRPRADAVRNRERILTAAREAFVEFGSAAPFDEVARRAGIGNATLYRHFPDRPTLVHHVVLFTMARVTASAEASLAEEPDAFAALCRFTHEAADERIGALCPMLSDGFDGEHPELLAAGTALEAAVVTLLATGQDAGLVRADIGVGDLMVALSQLSRPLPGTACLDTDRFAHRHLQLFLDGLRAPARSELPGSAATLDDLRQKTM from the coding sequence ATGAAGCGCCCCACCAGCACCGCCACGGCGGCCCGCCCCGCAGTCGAGCCGGACGCGGACCCGGCACGGGCCAGGGCTCAGGCGCAGCCGCAGGTCCAGGCGCAGCCGCAGGTCCAGGCACAGCCGCGGGTCCAGGCGCCGGCCCGGGCGCCCGTGCAGGCATCACCGGCGCCGACGCAGGCCCGACTGCCCGCGGCCGACGTCCCGCGCCCGCGCGCCGACGCCGTACGCAACCGGGAGCGGATCCTGACGGCGGCCCGCGAGGCCTTCGTCGAGTTCGGCTCCGCGGCCCCCTTCGACGAGGTCGCCCGCCGGGCCGGCATCGGCAATGCCACGCTCTACCGGCACTTCCCCGACCGCCCCACCCTCGTCCACCACGTCGTGCTGTTCACGATGGCCCGCGTGACGGCCTCGGCCGAGGCCTCCCTCGCCGAGGAACCCGACGCCTTCGCCGCCCTGTGCCGGTTCACGCACGAGGCCGCGGACGAGCGGATCGGCGCCCTGTGCCCGATGCTCTCCGACGGCTTCGACGGCGAGCACCCCGAACTGCTCGCGGCGGGTACCGCCTTGGAGGCGGCCGTCGTGACCCTGCTGGCCACCGGCCAGGACGCCGGACTGGTCCGCGCGGACATCGGCGTCGGCGATCTGATGGTCGCCCTGTCCCAGCTCAGCCGCCCCCTCCCCGGCACCGCGTGCCTCGACACCGACCGCTTCGCCCACCGTCATCTCCAGCTCTTCCTCGACGGATTGAGGGCCCCGGCCCGCTCCGAGCTCCCGGGTTCGGCGGCCACCCTGGACGACCTGCGGCAGAAAACCATGTGA
- a CDS encoding M6 family metalloprotease domain-containing protein — translation MPQTRHRIRTPRRTSAYIGLTALALGVTTTASTGISGRGNPAAGAVATTVESALAPCRIAGTMGVQMSEGMPTPPGYSRSTGEIRALNLMIDFPDAKGEGTAADRMAEFFPQTADWFRTSSYGRLAYRAEAPISGWLRMPMPFAAYGIERGSAYEPGYRQLVEHIAKAADPEVDFSRYDLINILVTPNAGPSALDTVLSVTFSGNGEAPVADGVPLANTSFVYSRQDDGSGTYRETGYRVLPHENGHVFGLPDLYTSDGGSTVGHWDIMSEDWGANNDLMGWHKWKLGWLDSTQISCASKPGTSDHTLAPLGIRGGTKLAFVPLSESVGYAVEVRTRAGNDEAVCKPGVLIYKVDSDVDTGHGPISVSDSATASGGCTRRPNVHAELSDAPFRPGETFTDEKAGISVSVVGELRNGSYQVRIIRP, via the coding sequence ATGCCGCAGACCCGCCACCGGATACGCACACCACGCCGCACCAGCGCGTACATCGGCCTGACCGCGCTGGCCCTCGGCGTCACGACGACCGCGAGCACGGGCATATCCGGGCGCGGCAACCCGGCGGCCGGAGCGGTGGCCACGACCGTCGAATCGGCTCTCGCGCCCTGCCGGATCGCGGGCACCATGGGGGTGCAGATGTCCGAGGGCATGCCGACGCCGCCCGGGTACTCCCGCTCGACCGGCGAGATCCGGGCCCTGAACCTGATGATCGATTTCCCCGACGCCAAGGGCGAGGGCACGGCCGCCGACCGGATGGCCGAGTTCTTCCCCCAGACGGCCGACTGGTTCCGCACCAGCTCCTACGGCCGGCTGGCCTACCGGGCCGAGGCACCGATAAGCGGCTGGCTGCGGATGCCGATGCCCTTCGCGGCGTACGGGATCGAGCGCGGGTCCGCGTACGAGCCGGGCTACCGGCAGCTCGTCGAGCACATAGCGAAGGCCGCCGACCCCGAGGTGGACTTCAGCCGGTACGACCTGATCAACATCCTGGTCACGCCGAACGCCGGGCCGTCCGCCCTGGACACCGTCCTGTCGGTGACCTTCTCGGGCAACGGCGAGGCGCCGGTCGCCGACGGGGTGCCGCTGGCCAACACGTCCTTCGTCTACAGCCGTCAGGACGACGGCTCCGGCACCTACCGGGAGACCGGCTACCGGGTCCTCCCCCACGAGAACGGGCACGTCTTCGGACTGCCCGACCTCTACACCTCCGACGGCGGGAGCACGGTCGGGCACTGGGACATCATGAGCGAGGACTGGGGTGCCAACAACGACCTCATGGGCTGGCACAAGTGGAAGCTGGGCTGGCTGGACAGCACGCAGATCAGCTGCGCGTCCAAGCCGGGGACCAGCGACCACACCCTGGCCCCGCTGGGGATACGGGGCGGCACCAAGCTGGCCTTCGTACCGCTGTCGGAGAGCGTCGGGTACGCGGTGGAGGTACGGACCCGGGCCGGGAACGACGAGGCCGTCTGCAAGCCCGGCGTCCTCATCTACAAGGTGGACTCCGACGTGGACACCGGGCACGGCCCGATATCCGTGTCGGACAGCGCGACCGCGAGCGGCGGCTGCACCCGGCGGCCCAACGTGCACGCGGAGCTCTCGGACGCGCCGTTCCGGCCGGGCGAGACGTTCACCGACGAGAAGGCGGGCATCAGCGTGTCCGTGGTGGGTGAACTGCGCAACGGCAGTTACCAGGTCCGCATCATCCGGCCGTGA
- a CDS encoding thioesterase II family protein, producing MTTTSSAVPWWPQLRLREPAVAPRARLLVFPHSGAGPNTLFPVVGSLPEHVEVLGLSLPGRERRFGEPPGCRLGQVLDSVSDEVLGRAPLPTVVFGHSLGALLAVRAARLLGPHCRAAVVSGQVPGRTPRRAHGTTTEEDAVQLLRDGGGTPEWVLHDPDMLAHVTRVLRADIELGREAAVGFEDVRLDVPLHALGGTADPLVPHEPLDGWAAHTSGSCSVRRFDGDHFFLLADEHRPTVVDVLRRALAES from the coding sequence ATGACGACGACATCCTCCGCCGTGCCGTGGTGGCCGCAGCTCCGGTTGCGGGAGCCGGCGGTCGCGCCCCGGGCGCGGCTGCTGGTCTTCCCGCATTCCGGGGCCGGCCCCAACACCCTGTTCCCCGTGGTCGGGTCGCTGCCCGAGCACGTGGAGGTGCTCGGGCTGTCCCTGCCGGGGCGGGAGCGCCGCTTCGGCGAGCCGCCCGGCTGCCGGCTCGGCCAGGTCCTGGACTCCGTCTCCGACGAGGTGCTCGGCCGTGCCCCGCTGCCCACGGTGGTCTTCGGGCACAGCCTCGGCGCGCTCCTCGCCGTGCGGGCCGCGCGCCTGCTCGGCCCGCACTGCCGGGCGGCCGTCGTCAGCGGGCAGGTACCCGGCCGGACCCCGCGCCGGGCCCATGGGACCACCACCGAGGAGGACGCCGTCCAGCTGCTGCGCGACGGCGGGGGCACGCCGGAGTGGGTGCTGCACGATCCGGACATGCTGGCCCACGTGACGCGCGTCCTGCGGGCCGACATCGAGCTCGGCCGGGAGGCCGCCGTGGGGTTCGAGGACGTACGGCTCGACGTGCCCCTGCACGCGCTGGGCGGCACGGCCGATCCGCTGGTCCCGCACGAGCCGCTCGACGGCTGGGCCGCTCATACGTCGGGCAGCTGCTCGGTGCGCCGTTTCGACGGCGACCACTTCTTCCTGCTGGCCGACGAGCACCGCCCCACGGTCGTGGACGTCCTGCGCCGGGCGCTCGCGGAGAGCTGA
- a CDS encoding beta-ketoacyl-ACP synthase III, with the protein MVGSRVLSFGHYQPSRVMTNADLEQMVETSDEWIQSRVGIKTRRVAAEDESVSDMATKAAEHALANAGLTGADIDFVIVATCTAQDRSPNMAARVAAAVGAQAPAAIDVNTACSGFPHAMALADQSIRTGSATKALVIGVEKLTDFADWTDRTTCVLIGDGAGAAVVAASEEPEISPVVWGSVPGMGGAVRIEAPSHTFAQEGQSVYRWATTALPKVALEVCERAGVKPEELGGVVLHQANLRIIEPLARKIGAVNAVIAKDVVDSGNTSAASIPLALSKLIERGEIRKGSPVLLFAFGGGLSYAGQIINCP; encoded by the coding sequence ATGGTCGGGTCGCGTGTCCTTTCCTTCGGGCACTATCAGCCGTCAAGGGTCATGACCAACGCCGATCTGGAGCAGATGGTCGAGACCAGCGACGAGTGGATTCAGAGCCGGGTCGGGATCAAGACGCGTCGGGTGGCGGCCGAGGACGAGTCCGTTTCGGACATGGCCACGAAGGCCGCCGAGCACGCTCTGGCCAACGCCGGGCTCACCGGGGCGGACATCGATTTCGTCATCGTGGCCACCTGCACGGCCCAGGACCGCTCGCCCAACATGGCGGCCCGGGTCGCCGCCGCGGTCGGGGCGCAGGCTCCCGCCGCCATCGACGTGAACACCGCCTGCTCCGGATTCCCGCACGCCATGGCACTGGCCGACCAGAGCATCAGGACGGGTTCCGCCACGAAGGCCCTGGTCATCGGCGTGGAGAAGCTCACCGACTTCGCCGACTGGACCGACCGCACCACCTGCGTGCTCATCGGCGACGGTGCGGGCGCGGCCGTCGTGGCCGCCTCCGAGGAGCCGGAGATCAGCCCCGTCGTGTGGGGGTCCGTTCCCGGGATGGGCGGGGCCGTGCGGATCGAGGCGCCGTCCCACACCTTCGCCCAGGAGGGGCAGTCGGTCTACCGCTGGGCCACCACGGCCCTGCCGAAAGTGGCGCTCGAGGTCTGCGAGCGGGCCGGGGTGAAGCCCGAGGAACTGGGCGGCGTCGTCCTGCACCAGGCCAACCTGCGGATCATCGAGCCCCTCGCGCGCAAGATCGGTGCGGTCAACGCCGTCATAGCCAAGGACGTCGTCGACTCGGGCAACACCTCGGCGGCGAGCATTCCGCTCGCGCTGTCCAAGCTCATCGAGCGGGGTGAGATCCGCAAGGGCTCGCCCGTCCTGCTCTTCGCGTTCGGCGGGGGCCTGTCCTACGCCGGCCAGATCATCAACTGCCCGTGA
- a CDS encoding DsbA family oxidoreductase produces MRIEIWADVVCAWAYIGKRRLETALADWDGEPVEVVWRPFRIDPMAPAESLPMAEVLKDPVVDSALQQCAPGMSPTENRVRVSEIAAAEGLGPRWGAAWRANPHDAHRLIALANEKGGSALQDAVVEEVLRAHFVDGRDLALTETLADISARAGFPEGPALLASGGGETPVRELLLRGKAIGVKTSPTLVVNGEALAGAHAPEVITGLLQGASGASVRELPEEVERFRHCEALLDLGDPLGCLTLLGPLAQAHENDRNVRLLAARAYFHSAQLGRARTALESLAAETPDDSYVRLMLGRVLERQGLGAEAAPHLRMAAAMTPTYEP; encoded by the coding sequence ATGCGAATCGAGATCTGGGCAGACGTGGTCTGCGCCTGGGCCTACATCGGCAAGCGGCGGCTGGAGACGGCCCTGGCGGACTGGGACGGCGAGCCGGTGGAGGTGGTCTGGCGGCCGTTCCGGATCGACCCCATGGCTCCGGCCGAGTCCCTCCCCATGGCCGAGGTCCTCAAGGACCCGGTGGTGGACTCGGCCCTCCAGCAGTGCGCACCCGGAATGTCGCCCACCGAGAACCGGGTGCGCGTCTCGGAGATCGCGGCCGCCGAAGGGCTGGGGCCGCGCTGGGGCGCCGCCTGGCGCGCCAACCCCCATGACGCCCACCGGCTGATCGCCCTCGCCAACGAGAAGGGAGGCTCCGCTCTCCAGGACGCGGTGGTGGAGGAGGTTCTGCGGGCCCACTTCGTCGACGGCCGTGACCTTGCCCTGACGGAGACCCTCGCCGACATCTCCGCACGGGCCGGCTTCCCCGAGGGGCCGGCGCTGCTGGCCTCCGGGGGCGGCGAGACCCCGGTGCGCGAACTGCTGCTGCGCGGAAAGGCGATCGGGGTGAAGACCTCCCCAACCCTGGTCGTGAACGGCGAGGCCCTGGCCGGCGCCCACGCCCCCGAGGTCATCACCGGTCTGCTGCAGGGCGCGTCGGGCGCATCCGTACGTGAACTCCCCGAGGAGGTCGAGCGCTTCCGCCACTGCGAGGCCCTCCTCGACCTCGGTGACCCCCTCGGGTGCCTCACCCTGCTGGGGCCCCTGGCGCAGGCGCACGAGAACGACCGGAACGTCCGCCTGCTGGCCGCCCGCGCCTACTTCCACTCGGCCCAGCTGGGCCGCGCCCGCACCGCCCTGGAGTCCCTGGCCGCCGAGACTCCGGACGACTCGTATGTCCGGCTGATGCTGGGACGCGTACTGGAGCGGCAGGGCCTGGGCGCCGAGGCCGCCCCGCACCTGCGCATGGCAGCGGCCATGACCCCCACGTACGAGCCCTGA
- a CDS encoding TetR/AcrR family transcriptional regulator: MPNISNTRGASRDPRARRTRALLRAAVLELSMEKDLDGITMSDIAERAEVNRATVYLHYKDREDLLLDATESTMEGIVDAASACRLLADAHTLSEETPVHLVKLFAHVDRHRAVYRQMLGEDGSSRFAGRLERLLAQAWFEQLLTEAAPGSFDETATLVHAHFLSGAVLSVIGRWTRGELDTTAHDTTAKTGTTGMSAERIAELTWTLIHGKV, translated from the coding sequence ATGCCGAACATCTCGAACACCAGAGGCGCCTCGCGCGACCCTCGCGCCAGACGGACCAGGGCCCTCCTGCGGGCGGCCGTCCTGGAACTCTCGATGGAGAAGGACCTGGACGGCATCACCATGAGTGACATCGCGGAGCGGGCGGAGGTGAACCGGGCAACGGTCTACCTGCACTACAAGGACCGCGAGGACCTGCTGCTCGACGCCACGGAGAGCACCATGGAGGGCATCGTCGACGCGGCGAGCGCCTGCCGCCTGCTGGCCGACGCGCACACCCTGTCCGAGGAGACCCCGGTCCACCTCGTCAAGCTGTTCGCCCACGTCGACCGGCACCGGGCCGTCTACCGCCAGATGCTCGGCGAGGACGGCAGCTCCCGCTTTGCCGGCCGCCTCGAACGGCTCCTCGCCCAGGCGTGGTTCGAGCAGCTGCTCACCGAGGCGGCGCCGGGCAGCTTCGACGAGACGGCCACCCTGGTGCACGCCCACTTCCTCAGCGGCGCGGTCCTCTCGGTCATCGGCCGCTGGACCCGCGGCGAACTCGACACGACGGCACACGACACCACCGCGAAGACGGGGACGACCGGCATGAGCGCAGAGCGCATCGCCGAACTGACCTGGACCCTCATCCACGGCAAGGTCTGA
- the haaN gene encoding cyclophane-containing RiPP N-acetyltransferase HaaN gives MTVTIRPAERRDTVAVADLIEEIERFYGSTEIQPFEERRSQVEEALFGSPPLASALLVEDEAGDLVGLAAYSFLWPAAGSSHSLFLKELYVRGTLRRQGIGARLMDELRALASARPGCSRVEWMTDHDNPGARAFYKSLGFAEFDGKIVYRVDTGTT, from the coding sequence ATGACCGTGACGATCCGCCCCGCCGAAAGGCGCGACACCGTGGCAGTGGCCGATCTGATCGAGGAGATCGAACGGTTCTACGGATCGACCGAGATCCAGCCGTTCGAGGAGCGCCGCTCCCAGGTGGAGGAGGCGCTCTTCGGCTCCCCGCCATTGGCGTCCGCTCTCTTGGTCGAGGACGAGGCTGGTGATCTCGTCGGGCTCGCCGCCTACTCGTTCCTCTGGCCGGCAGCCGGCTCCTCCCACTCGCTGTTCCTCAAAGAGCTCTATGTCCGCGGCACCCTCCGTCGCCAGGGCATCGGCGCCCGCCTCATGGACGAGCTCCGCGCCCTGGCCTCAGCACGTCCTGGATGCAGCCGGGTCGAGTGGATGACGGACCACGACAACCCCGGCGCGCGCGCCTTCTACAAGTCGTTGGGGTTCGCGGAGTTCGACGGGAAGATCGTCTACCGTGTGGACACCGGTACGACGTGA
- a CDS encoding FxsB family cyclophane-forming radical SAM/SPASM peptide maturase, giving the protein MTPRADVAPFRSFILKVANRCNIDCDYCYVFNSADQAWRHLPARMSADVARAAGLRIGEHAAVHGLRSVHVVLHGGEPLLAGPRHMADLLGAVREGVPAGVAVRFELQTNGTLLTEPWLDLFERYEVVVGVSLDGPPTANDRHRLTHASRSSAASAVRGIELLRSRPHLFAGLLAVVDLANDPVEVHDYLASFEPPVIDFGLPHGTHDEPPHRDDPSVPEYGLWMSRVYDAWLARPEQRHSVRMLEDIVALSSGVHSSVESLGLAPPTSIVIESDGTIEGVDTLRSVEEGASWLGRDVFSQSFNEVLHHPKLLHRQNGKAALADKCQSCPLVEVCGGGYLPHRFSTDRGYRNPSVYCADLEYLIRHVQGSLRQHGWAPQALTPP; this is encoded by the coding sequence ATGACACCGCGCGCGGACGTTGCCCCCTTTCGGTCGTTCATCCTCAAGGTTGCCAATCGCTGCAACATCGACTGCGACTACTGCTACGTCTTCAACTCCGCTGACCAGGCGTGGCGGCACCTGCCTGCTCGGATGAGTGCGGACGTGGCCCGGGCGGCTGGGCTGCGAATCGGTGAGCACGCAGCGGTGCACGGCCTGCGGAGCGTGCACGTCGTGCTGCACGGTGGTGAGCCGTTGCTCGCCGGCCCCCGGCACATGGCAGACCTGCTCGGCGCCGTACGGGAGGGTGTTCCGGCCGGTGTGGCGGTCCGTTTCGAGCTTCAGACCAACGGGACGCTCCTCACGGAGCCGTGGCTGGACCTCTTCGAGCGGTACGAGGTCGTCGTGGGCGTCAGCCTCGACGGACCGCCGACCGCGAATGACCGGCATCGGCTGACACACGCCTCGCGATCGAGCGCCGCCTCGGCCGTACGAGGCATCGAACTCCTGCGTTCCCGGCCGCACCTGTTCGCAGGGCTGCTCGCCGTCGTCGACCTGGCCAACGACCCGGTCGAGGTCCACGACTACCTGGCGTCGTTCGAGCCGCCTGTGATCGACTTCGGTCTGCCGCATGGAACGCACGACGAGCCGCCGCATCGCGACGACCCGAGTGTGCCCGAGTACGGGTTGTGGATGAGCCGCGTCTACGACGCCTGGCTCGCCCGGCCGGAGCAGCGGCACAGTGTGCGGATGCTGGAGGACATCGTGGCGCTGAGCTCCGGGGTGCACAGCTCGGTGGAGTCCCTCGGCCTGGCCCCGCCGACGAGCATCGTGATCGAGTCGGACGGCACGATCGAGGGCGTGGACACCCTGCGGTCCGTCGAGGAAGGCGCCTCCTGGCTGGGACGCGACGTCTTCAGCCAGTCCTTCAATGAGGTCCTTCACCATCCGAAGCTCCTGCACCGGCAGAACGGGAAGGCCGCGCTCGCCGATAAGTGCCAGAGCTGTCCTCTGGTGGAGGTGTGCGGTGGGGGCTATCTACCGCACCGCTTCAGCACCGACCGCGGCTACCGAAACCCCTCGGTCTACTGCGCGGATCTGGAGTACCTCATCCGGCATGTTCAGGGCTCCCTGCGCCAGCACGGCTGGGCTCCTCAGGCACTGACGCCCCCGTAG
- the haaA gene encoding HaaA family cyclophane-containing RiPP peptide yields the protein MPSRTPIPAPHAPAPVVAESINGSVVLDRVAVRVRQRLAAEQTASNHAGEGGHHASLIWTWPL from the coding sequence ATGCCGTCACGTACGCCCATTCCCGCACCGCATGCTCCGGCGCCTGTCGTCGCGGAGTCCATCAACGGTTCGGTCGTCCTGGATCGTGTCGCCGTCCGCGTACGGCAGCGGCTGGCGGCCGAGCAGACGGCGTCGAACCACGCCGGCGAGGGTGGTCACCACGCTTCGCTGATCTGGACCTGGCCTCTTTGA